A genome region from Musa acuminata AAA Group cultivar baxijiao chromosome BXJ3-5, Cavendish_Baxijiao_AAA, whole genome shotgun sequence includes the following:
- the LOC135637974 gene encoding uncharacterized protein LOC135637974 has translation MEQSGDGEPSVRLHIVEQSMSASVKLADNYSSAFFEPQRETNDPPKSVDGDPDLSGLCRDSGDVGAPEKKLTLFALRLAILEKAASGLGTLGFIWATVVLLGGFAIALGKKDFWFITIILLIEGARIFSRSHELEWQHQATWSLTEAGRLSFRALKSSSRLLFRSLKLIFRPFSIHTTRIPSSVEMASDPTSKDPPPRTWHTSDVPLLPFSGWVFLTRNVSRVLYWLQLLAASACVSLSLMRLVDQDFGQLRPDDPDKKNRKAALDIFYSLALAEALLFLAEKAYWEWKVSYRLLLEEVNRECHFGDAGMVSIKRFFYDAYSKCVEGSIFDGLKMDLVTFAEELLGSSSRDEQLIGARILLKFSTSHRFADATLRKIGTSTPVIERLIEMLNWKNPAEEEIRRSAAVIVSKLAGKKQNALRVAGISGVMESISSLLYTGQSNSNSGPDEASHLCGAAAAAADHANYGFSVFNLLGLLILKKLAKDHDNCGKIGNTRGLLAKIIGFTSDGETLGRRESATESQVKAVKRSLQVVKMLASTTGQTGKLLRQEISEIVFTVSNIRGILQYGENHTVIQKLGIEILTSLAMDEEARERIGVTGGMIKELLRIFFMQQQNAVKVEAGEALAMLALDSKANCCRILKEMNVVGRLAEALHDPVLRINASRILRNLCKHAGHEYLFCLRGVTAAIGTVVKAITTAEVKLLEVSLGLAAQVLRFMDAEEFAMQMEQLGIREEEFAETLVRVLQRYHYPSVKVPRMRRFVIEIAMWMMNCDTKCIRVFSDLGMEKELESVSETTSELECFNVFSGSVGLSRHGTPLCSLVDAALELMATSSAAM, from the exons ATGGAGCAATCAGGAGATGGCGAGCCGAGTGTCCGACTGCATATCGTCGAGCAATCCATGAGTGCAAGCGTCAAGCTCGCTGATAATTACAGCTCGGCGTTCTTCGAGCCCCAGAGAGAGACGAACGATCCACCGAAGAGCGTCGATGGCGATCCCGACTTGAGTGGCCTATGCAGAGACAGTGGCGACGTTGGAGCCCCGGAGAAGAAGCTGACGCTCTTCGCGCTCCGGCTTGCCATTCTCGAGAAGGCCGCCAGCGGCCTCGGCACCTTGGGCTTCATCTGGGCGACCGTCGTCCTGCTCGGCGGCTTCGCCATCGCGCTGGGAAAGAAAGACTTCTGGTTCATCACCATCATCCTCCTCATCGAAGGAGCCCGTATCTTTAGCCGGAGCCACGAGCTGGAGTGGCAGCACCAGGCCACCTGGTCGCTCACCGAGGCCGGGCGGTTGAGCTTTCGAGCCCTGAAGTCCAGCTCTCGCCTCCTCTTCCGATCTCTCAAGCTCATCTTCCGGCCATTCTCGATCCACACCACGAGAATCCCGAGCAGCGTCGAAATGGCCAGCGACCCGACGTCGAAAGACCCGCCGCCGCGGACGTGGCACACATCCGACGTTCCCCTCCTCCCATTCTCCGGCTGGGTCTTCCTCACCCGGAACGTCAGCCGAGTCCTCTACTGGCTGCAGCTGCTCGCCGCCTCCGCCTGCGTCTCGCTCTCGCTCATGCGGCTGGTGGATCAGGACTTCGGCCAGCTGCGCCCGGACGACCCCGACAAGAAGAACCGCAAGGCAGCACTCGACATCTTCTACAGCCTGGCGCTGGCGGAAGCGCTCCTGTTCCTGGCCGAGAAGGCATACTGGGAGTGGAAGGTGAGCTACCGCCTGCTGCTCGAGGAGGTCAACAGGGAGTGCCACTTCGGCGACGCCGGCATGGTGTCCATCAAGAGGTTCTTCTACGACGCCTACTCCAAGTGCGTCGAGGGAAGCATCTTCGACGGGCTCAAGATGGACCTCGTCACCTTCGCGGAGGAGCTCCTCGGCTCGAGCTCCCGCGACGAGCAGCTCATCGGCGCTCGCATCCTGCTCAAGTTCTCCACCAGCCACCGCTTCGCCGACGCCACCTTGCGCAAGATTGGCACGTCGACCCCGGTCATCGAGAGGCTCATCGAGATGCTGAACTGGAAGAACCCGGCCGAGGAGGAGATCAGGAGGTCGGCGGCGGTCATCGTCTCGAAGCTCGCCGGAAAGAAGCAGAACGCGCTCCGCGTGGCGGGAATATCCGGAGTCATGGAATCAATCTCTTCGTTGCTGTACACAGGCCAGAGCAACTCGAATTCGGGGCCTGACGAGGCATCGCACCTGtgcggcgccgccgccgccgctgccgaccACGCAAACTACGGGTTCTCCGTGTTCAACCTATTAGGCTTGCTGATACTTAAGAAGCTTGCCAAGGACCACGACAACTGCGGGAAGATCGGCAACACCAGAGGTCTATTAGCCAAGATCATAGGCTTCACCAGCGACGGGGAGACGCTGGGGAGGAGGGAAAGCGCAACGGAGTCTCAAGTCAAGGCAGTGAAGCGGTCACTGCAGGTGGTGAAGATGCTTGCAAGCACGACAGGGCAGACAGGGAAGCTGCTCCGGCAGGAGATATCGGAGATCGTATTCACAGTCAGCAATATCAGGGGGATCCTGCAGTACGGGGAGAACCACACGGTGATTCAGAAGCTCGGGATCGAGATCCTGACGAGTCTTGCGATGGACGAAGAGGCGAGGGAGAGGATTGGCGTCACCGGCGGGATGATCAAAGAGCTGCTGAGGATCTTCTTCATGCAGCAGCAGAATGCCGTGAAGGTGGAAGCAGGGGAGGCTCTGGCGATGCTGGCACTGGATAGCAAGGCCAATTGCTGCAGGATTCTGAAGGAGATGAACGTGGTGGGGAGGCTCGCGGAAGCATTGCACGATCCGGTGCTTCGCATCAACGCCTCGAGGATCCTCCGCAACCTGTGCAAGCATGCAGGGCACGAATACCTGTTCTGCTTGAGAGGAGTCACTGCCGCCATTGGCACA GTCGTGAAGGCAATCACAACAGCAGAGGTGAAACTGCTGGAAGTATCCCTCGGCCTTGCAGCACAAGTCCTCAGATTCATGGATGCCGAAGAATTCGCCATGCAAATGGAGCAACTCGGAATCAGGGAGGAGGAATTTGCAGAGACACTGGTGCGAGTACTGCAGAGGTACCACTACCCATCCGTAAAGGTGCCGAGAATGAGGAGGTTCGTGATAGAGATCGCGATGTGGATGATGAACTGTGACACCAAGTGCATTAGGGTTTTCAGTGATCTGGGAATGGAGAAGGAGCTTGAGAGCGTCTCAGAAACCACATCGGAGCTGGAATGCTTCAATGTATTCTCTGGTAGTGTGGGACTGAGCCGGCACGGCACACCACTCTGCTCTCTCGTGGACGCTGCATTGGAGTTGATGGCTACGAGCTCTGCAGCGATGTGA
- the LOC103986353 gene encoding uncharacterized protein LOC103986353 — protein MVEFSLVASAALPPAILHPEHRGLCKAPKEFQNLLPLHGRKKDALRSGSVQFNAQHLEDLRRPMHLLLENNQSARISPMIESHVLINMQDSHPDSVLFSSGIAEKCMRNEKILEFLWSGSNIVEGEGLDVSLLSEVMGFHDMTIDMLPSPHVTVNGKSSVYEAEMDDSQHPLHIQRQIYAPEHKLGFVGNSSDTKYFTVHPNGTLLFACSATQMEYLIPTVPEFDLPKRTIIGSKQSLLVPFFTRRGHGRSQSHRQVASPTVAPLKSPDMKLKMLPKKKKNKRIGRERDLYQRNYFHACESLLSVILDKGGSTRVLSLKKSGAEISQLLTQFSAGIAGTGLAVIFSVVYKLACGRVPLCATRLLNTGFGFGLFWLSSAIIGLRDTIIYISKHSGKLNLKEEDITSKLRRSMNDILFRAATLVAVTVLRFA, from the exons ATGGTGGAGTTTTCCCTCGTTGCTTCCGCTGCCCTTCCGCCGGCAATCCTCCACCCCGAGCATCGGGGTCTCTGTAAGGCCCCCAAG GAGTTTCAAAATCTGCTTCCACTTCATGGTAGAAAGAAAGATGCATTAAGATCTGGTTCTGTTCAGTTTAATGCACAGCATCTTGAAGATTTGAGGCGACCAATGCATTTGTTGCTAGAGAATAATCAATCAGCCAGGATATCTCCGATGATTGAAAGCCATGTGCTTATTAACATGCAAG ATTCACATCCTGACTCGGTGCTTTTCAGCTCTGGAATCGCAGAGAAGTGCATGAGAAATGAGAAAATATTGGAGTTTCTTTGGTCTGGATCAAACATTGTAGAAGGCGAAGGCCTAGATGTTTCTTTACTTTCAGAAGTCATGGGGTTTCATGATATGACTATTGACATGTTGCCTTCACCCCATGTAACTGTGAATGGCAAGTCTTCCGTATATGAGGCTGAAATGGATGATTCTCAGCATCCTCTACATATACAAAGACAGATTTATGCCCCAGAGCATAAGCTGGGTTTTGTTGGGAATTCCTCTGATACTAAATATTTCACAGTACATCCAAATGGCACACTTTTGTTTGCATGCAGTGCAACTCAAATGGAatatctaataccaactgttccaGAGTTTGATCTTCCGAAAAGAACAATAATTGGCAGTAAGCAATCATTGCTAGTCCCATTCTTCACAAG AAGGGGTCATGGACGCTCACAATCTCACAGACAGGTGGCTTCCCCAACAGTTGCTCCTCTGAAGAG CCCTGATATGAAGCTGAAAATGTTgcctaagaagaaaaaaaacaaaagaatagGAAGAGAGCGTGACCTTTACCAGAGGAACTATTTTCATGCCTGTGAAAGCCTTCTTTCTGTTATTCTAGACAAAGGGGGCAGCACAAGAGTCCTCTCGCTTAAGAAATCAGGTGCTGAGATTAGCCAATTACTCACCCAATTTTCTGCCGGGATTGCTGGTACTGGCCTTGCTGTTATATTCTCTGTTGTGTACAAACTTGCATGTGGAAGGGTGCCTTTGTGTGCCACCAGGCTGTTGAACActggatttggatttgggttgTTTTGGCTTTCATCGGCCATCATTGGGTTGAGAGACACAATTATTTATATTAGTAAACACTCCGGCAAGCTGAatctcaaggaggaggatatcacAAGCAAGCTTAGGAGAAGCATGAATGATATTCTCTTCAGAGCTGCTACACTGGTGGCTGTGACAGTACTGAGATTTGCATAA
- the LOC135638041 gene encoding cytochrome P450 94C1-like: MEETVGALWSLFSFLLLFFAVSLVLLAALLKFLRSMSWWCSCSVCEAYVTGSWTAHFGNLCDWYAHLLRESPTRTIQIHVLGNTVTANPDNVEHMLRARFDNYPKGKPFSVILRDLLGRGIFNVDGDLWRFQRKIASAELGSAAVRLFASCIVADEIRGRLLPLLDFACAGDKILDLQDVFRRFAFDNICKISFGLDPRCLELSLPLSEFAAAFDKASRLSARRATTTTPIVWKAKRLLNWGSERELREAIGMVNLLAMEIIRQRRKLGSSSNHDLLSRFMAGVDDDNYLRDIIISFLLAGRDTIASALTSFFLLLSRHPDVRSAIRYEIDRVLGCSAATAGYDHLRDLHYLHAAVYECMRLYPPVQFDSKFCVEDDVLPDGTFVRKGTRVTYHAYAMGRMEELWGNDCHDFRPHRWLTNGVFTPESPYKYPVFQGGLRGCLGKEMALLEMKTVIAAVVRRFDIDVVADNSSRTPKFAPGLTASLEGGLPVRVRRREES, from the coding sequence atGGAAGAAACAGTAGGAGCCCTTTGGtcactcttctccttcctcctccttttcttcgcCGTCTCCCTCGTGCTGTTGGCGGCGTTGCTGAAGTTCCTGAGGTCCATGTCATGGTGGTGCAGCTGCTCCGTGTGCGAGGCCTACGTGACCGGCTCCTGGACCGCCCACTTCGGTAACCTCTGCGACTGGTACGCCCACCTACTCCGGGAGTCGCCCACCCGCACCATCCAGATCCACGTGCTCGGGAACACCGTCACAGCGAACCCCGACAACGTGGAGCACATGCTACGCGCCCGCTTCGACAACTACCCCAAGGGGAAGCCCTTCTCCGTCATCCTCCGGGACCTCCTCGGCCGCGGAATCTTCAACGTCGACGGCGACCTCTGGCGCTTCCAGCGCAAGATTGCCAGCGCTGAGCTCGGTAGCGCCGCCGTCCGCTTATTCGCCTCCTGCATCGTGGCCGACGAAATCCGGGGTCGTCTCCTCCCCCTCCTTGACTTCGCCTGCGCCGGCGATAAGATCCTGGACCTGCAAGATGTGTTCCGGAGGTTTGCTTTCGATAACATATGTAAGATCTCGTTCGGGCTCGACCCCCGCTGCCTGGAGCTGTCGCTGCCTTTGTCCGAGTTCGCAGCGGCCTTCGACAAGGCCTCGAGGCTATCGGCCAGGCGGGCGACCACAACGACGCCCATAGTGTGGAAAGCCAAGCGGCTTCTCAACTGGGGATCGGAAAGAGAGCTCCGGGAGGCGATCGGCATGGTGAACCTTCTCGCCATGGAGATCATTCGCCAGCGAAGGAAGCTCGGGTCCTCCTCTAACCACGACCTCCTCTCTCGATTCATGGCCGGCGTCGACGACGACAACTACCTGCGGGACATCATCATTAGCTTCTTGCTGGCCGGCCGTGACACGATCGCGTCGGCCCTGACTAGCTTCTTCCTCCTGCTGTCTCGCCACCCGGACGTCCGTTCGGCCATACGCTATGAGATCGACCGCGTGTTGGGATGCAGCGCGGCCACCGCCGGCTACGACCACCTGCGGGACCTGCACTACCTGCATGCGGCCGTCTACGAGTGCATGCGGCTGTACCCGCCGGTGCAGTTCGATTCCAAGTTCTGCGTCGAGGACGACGTGCTGCCCGACGGGACCTTCGTGCGCAAGGGGACACGAGTCACGTACCACGCCTACGCCATGGGGAGGATGGAGGAGCTGTGGGGGAACGACTGCCACGACTTCCGCCCGCACCGGTGGCTGACCAACGGAGTGTTCACGCCGGAGAGTCCGTACAAGTACCCAGTGTTCCAGGGCGGCCTGCGGGGGTGCCTCGGCAAGGAGATGGCGCTGTTGGAGATGAAGACGGTGATCGCGGCGGTGGTCCGGCGGTTCGACATCGACGTCGTGGCCGACAACAGCAGCCGGACGCCCAAGTTTGCGCCGGGCCTCACCGCCTCCCTGGAGGGTGGCCTTCCGGTCCGCGTTCGCCGGAGGGAGGAGAGCTAG